Proteins from a genomic interval of Pseudomonas paeninsulae:
- a CDS encoding PilW family protein, translating into MSSKMFLCACLRQRGFSLIEIMVAMVLGIVILLAVSEVFINNSRTRGEIEKTGRQIENGAYALSLLADELRNAGYLGEAGTQAAPALLPPICPTAVVDIQNALGVPVQGVIGSGTNCAAAKSGSDFIAIRRASTCDVGSTNCPAFKAGDVHLQVSACKNSSPGVVLLASAAAGLTYKQRDCTKTAPIYRLLSRVYYVTADDVLTRKELSGIDYSFTSPLVDGIETLQFEYGLDTDGDGEVNSFSVSPAATQWSNVVAVRVWLVARNLDPTNGYTDARTYQLGSSNYSVPAALKGFKRQVYSTTVNLPNVSGRRERS; encoded by the coding sequence ATGAGTTCCAAAATGTTTTTGTGTGCATGCCTGCGGCAACGGGGCTTTTCCTTGATCGAAATCATGGTGGCCATGGTACTCGGTATAGTCATCCTGCTTGCCGTGTCCGAAGTGTTCATCAATAACAGTCGCACCCGTGGCGAAATCGAGAAGACAGGCAGGCAAATCGAAAACGGCGCTTACGCTCTTTCACTGCTTGCGGATGAGTTGCGCAATGCCGGGTACTTGGGCGAGGCGGGCACTCAAGCGGCTCCGGCGTTGCTTCCACCGATATGCCCTACTGCAGTAGTAGATATTCAAAATGCATTGGGAGTTCCAGTGCAGGGGGTGATTGGTTCAGGCACTAACTGTGCTGCGGCTAAGAGCGGTAGCGATTTCATTGCTATTCGTCGGGCTAGTACTTGTGACGTCGGCTCGACAAATTGCCCGGCGTTTAAGGCCGGAGATGTTCATCTGCAGGTTTCAGCCTGCAAAAACTCCTCTCCCGGTGTGGTTCTCTTGGCTTCCGCTGCCGCTGGTCTGACGTACAAACAGCGAGACTGCACTAAAACGGCGCCTATTTACCGACTGCTGAGCAGGGTCTACTACGTGACAGCCGATGATGTGCTCACGCGAAAAGAATTGAGTGGCATTGATTATAGTTTCACAAGTCCACTGGTTGATGGTATCGAGACACTGCAATTTGAGTACGGACTCGATACCGACGGGGATGGCGAGGTTAATTCCTTTTCAGTCAGCCCAGCCGCCACCCAGTGGTCGAATGTGGTCGCCGTGCGAGTCTGGCTGGTTGCCCGCAATCTTGATCCAACCAATGGCTATACCGATGCGCGCACTTATCAGTTGGGGAGTTCTAATTACAGCGTGCCTGCCGCGTTGAAGGGCTTCAAACGGCAGGTTTATTCCACCACAGTGAATTTGCCCAATGTCTCTGGCCGGAGGGAAAGGTCATGA
- a CDS encoding FKBP-type peptidyl-prolyl cis-trans isomerase has translation MTDVRIGPDREVTLNFALKLDNGDVVDSTFDKQPATFKVGDGNLLPGFESALFGFKAGDKRTVQVLPEHGFGQPNPQNVQVMPRSQFKDMELSDGLLVIFNDAANAELPGVVKAFDDNQVTIDFNHPLAGKTLSFDVEIIAVKAL, from the coding sequence ATGACTGACGTACGTATCGGCCCGGACAGGGAAGTCACCCTGAATTTCGCCCTCAAGCTGGACAACGGCGACGTGGTCGACAGCACTTTCGACAAGCAGCCCGCCACCTTCAAAGTCGGCGACGGCAATCTGTTGCCCGGTTTCGAGTCCGCATTGTTCGGCTTCAAGGCCGGCGACAAGCGCACTGTGCAGGTGTTGCCTGAGCATGGTTTCGGCCAGCCCAACCCGCAGAACGTGCAGGTCATGCCGCGCAGCCAGTTCAAGGACATGGAGCTCTCCGATGGTTTGCTGGTGATCTTCAATGACGCCGCTAATGCCGAGCTGCCGGGCGTGGTCAAGGCATTCGACGACAACCAGGTGACCATCGACTTCAACCACCCGCTGGCCGGCAAGACCCTGAGCTTCGACGTCGAGATCATCGCGGTCAAAGCGCTCTGA
- the lspA gene encoding signal peptidase II, which yields MSARFGRLPWLWLSLLVFVIDQASKFYFDNALTLYQQIVVIPDYFSWTLAYNTGAAFSFLAGASGWQRWLFALIAIVVSAVLVVWLKRLKPDETWLAMALALVLGGALGNLLDRVVFGHVVDFILVHWQHRWYFPAFNVADAAISLGAILLALDMFKSNKSGETTP from the coding sequence ATGAGCGCCCGCTTCGGCAGGTTGCCCTGGTTGTGGCTGAGCCTGCTGGTGTTCGTGATCGATCAGGCCAGCAAGTTCTACTTCGACAACGCGCTGACCCTGTACCAGCAGATCGTGGTGATCCCCGATTACTTCAGCTGGACCCTGGCCTACAACACCGGCGCGGCGTTCAGCTTCCTGGCCGGCGCCTCGGGCTGGCAGCGCTGGCTGTTTGCCTTGATCGCCATAGTCGTCAGCGCTGTGCTGGTGGTCTGGCTCAAGCGCTTGAAACCGGATGAAACCTGGCTGGCCATGGCGCTGGCGCTGGTACTCGGCGGCGCGCTGGGCAATCTGCTCGACCGCGTGGTGTTCGGCCATGTGGTCGACTTCATCCTGGTGCACTGGCAGCACCGCTGGTACTTCCCGGCCTTCAATGTCGCGGACGCCGCTATTTCCCTCGGCGCTATCCTCTTGGCGCTGGATATGTTCAAAAGCAACAAATCCGGAGAAACTACCCCATGA
- a CDS encoding helix-turn-helix domain-containing protein, giving the protein MAKRTAPLLPATDRLLESFGERLMLARKRRKITAKQMAERAGMSLPTLRSLEQGSAGVTIGAYLAVLQALGLENDLSHVALQDELGRHLQDAELSLPKARTSAPGQGKVRMAGGGKLKEDGGRSALTAIKKYPPRSTLVTGADLAESLLRESDG; this is encoded by the coding sequence ATGGCTAAGAGAACCGCCCCTTTGCTACCCGCAACAGACCGCTTGCTCGAGTCTTTTGGCGAGCGCCTGATGCTTGCGCGTAAGCGCCGGAAAATCACTGCCAAGCAGATGGCTGAGCGGGCCGGCATGTCACTGCCTACCCTGCGCTCGCTCGAGCAGGGCAGCGCTGGCGTGACCATCGGTGCCTACCTGGCTGTGCTGCAGGCGTTGGGGCTGGAGAATGATCTGTCCCATGTGGCGCTGCAGGATGAGCTTGGGCGTCATCTCCAGGACGCCGAACTGTCTCTCCCGAAGGCCAGAACTTCGGCTCCGGGCCAGGGCAAGGTGCGAATGGCGGGGGGCGGGAAGCTGAAGGAGGATGGCGGTCGGTCGGCACTCACCGCAATCAAGAAGTATCCCCCGCGCTCGACGTTGGTTACCGGTGCAGACCTGGCCGAATCGCTGCTGAGGGAATCTGATGGATAA
- a CDS encoding GspH/FimT family pseudopilin, with product MSKCNGFTLMELMIGLVVLAILVGIAIPSYKGMVANQRVRATTTDLHSALVLARSEAIKRNRQVTLSPAATGGWGGGWSIIPSGGAAILSQVLTGGVAISGPAAAIAFKASGRVGAEAKFEVSSTSDAAKLSCLTLGVDGRVSSAKGGC from the coding sequence TTGAGCAAATGCAATGGCTTCACTTTGATGGAGCTGATGATCGGCTTGGTAGTCTTGGCGATTTTGGTGGGTATCGCGATTCCCTCATATAAGGGGATGGTCGCTAATCAACGCGTTCGCGCGACAACGACGGATCTGCATTCTGCCTTGGTTCTGGCGCGTTCAGAAGCGATCAAGCGCAACAGGCAGGTCACGCTAAGCCCTGCGGCGACCGGAGGTTGGGGTGGAGGGTGGAGTATTATCCCGAGCGGCGGTGCTGCAATACTCAGTCAAGTCCTGACGGGGGGGGTTGCGATATCTGGGCCAGCAGCTGCTATTGCCTTTAAGGCCTCTGGTCGAGTGGGTGCTGAAGCTAAGTTTGAAGTCAGTTCGACCTCCGACGCGGCAAAACTAAGTTGCCTGACTCTGGGTGTCGATGGGCGGGTCAGTTCGGCAAAGGGCGGGTGTTGA
- the brnA gene encoding type II toxin-antitoxin system BrnA family antitoxin, giving the protein MKAAKFDRLVDEGDEDIVSHLDLSQAKRAKHQQKRVNVDFPVWMIESLDREASRLGVTRQSIIKVWLAERLEHSSAAYP; this is encoded by the coding sequence ATGAAAGCAGCGAAATTTGATCGGCTTGTCGACGAAGGCGACGAGGACATCGTCTCTCATCTCGACCTCTCCCAAGCGAAGCGGGCCAAGCATCAGCAAAAGCGGGTCAATGTCGATTTTCCGGTGTGGATGATCGAGTCCCTGGACCGTGAAGCCAGCCGCTTGGGCGTGACGCGCCAATCGATCATTAAAGTCTGGCTGGCCGAGCGTCTGGAGCATAGTTCCGCCGCGTATCCCTGA
- a CDS encoding type IV pilin protein, which produces MVKRTEQRGFSLIELMIVIAIIGILAAIAYPSYTQYVVRANRGEAQAYVMDLAQREQQYLMDARAYASSESALGATQPSSVQRNYTITISVGAGTPPTFTITAAPKTGTVQAGDGNLVINQAGSKTWAGGAW; this is translated from the coding sequence ATGGTGAAGCGAACTGAACAGCGGGGGTTTAGCCTGATCGAGTTGATGATCGTGATCGCGATCATTGGAATCCTGGCAGCGATTGCTTACCCGTCATACACCCAATATGTGGTTCGAGCAAACCGCGGAGAAGCACAGGCTTACGTTATGGACCTGGCTCAGAGGGAGCAGCAGTACCTTATGGATGCGAGGGCTTACGCCAGTAGTGAATCGGCCTTGGGGGCCACCCAGCCAAGTAGCGTTCAGCGCAACTACACCATCACTATAAGTGTTGGGGCTGGCACCCCGCCAACCTTTACCATCACGGCTGCTCCCAAAACAGGCACTGTTCAAGCCGGAGATGGAAATTTGGTTATTAATCAGGCTGGCAGCAAAACATGGGCAGGGGGTGCTTGGTGA
- a CDS encoding BrnT family toxin has translation MLTFNYDEAKSQSNQVKHGIDFIVAQRLWKDLDLLEIPAKTQDEPRYLVIGRIAEKHWSAVITYRQEHIRIISVRGSRTEEIALYESSEI, from the coding sequence ATGCTGACGTTCAACTACGACGAAGCCAAGAGCCAGTCCAACCAGGTAAAGCACGGGATCGATTTCATCGTCGCCCAGCGGCTCTGGAAGGATCTCGATCTGTTGGAGATTCCTGCCAAGACCCAAGATGAGCCGCGCTACCTGGTCATTGGGCGGATAGCAGAGAAACACTGGTCAGCCGTGATTACTTATCGGCAAGAGCACATACGCATTATTTCCGTTCGCGGGTCCCGTACGGAGGAGATAGCCCTATATGAAAGCAGCGAAATTTGA
- a CDS encoding GspH/FimT family pseudopilin, which translates to MYRHAYGFTLVELLTSLSILTLLATVGVPSAQQFMGNQQLVSASNTLAANLSLARSESIKRRQPVLVDNVDGDWASGWRVFVDLNNNGQLDEGEPLLRQEQSLPKGVIAKGNTPVRRYVRYTPLGNAKLLSGAFQAGTLTLCHATGEQAVRRLVLSASGRLRRARDEPDYC; encoded by the coding sequence ATGTACCGCCACGCATACGGTTTCACCCTTGTCGAACTGCTTACCTCGCTCAGCATCCTTACCCTGCTGGCGACTGTAGGCGTGCCCAGTGCCCAGCAGTTCATGGGCAATCAACAACTGGTCAGCGCCAGCAATACGCTGGCGGCGAACCTGTCGCTGGCTCGCAGCGAATCGATCAAGCGCCGCCAGCCGGTACTGGTCGACAACGTCGATGGCGACTGGGCCAGTGGTTGGCGGGTATTCGTCGACCTGAACAACAACGGCCAACTGGATGAGGGCGAACCCTTACTCAGACAGGAACAGTCGCTGCCCAAGGGCGTGATTGCCAAGGGCAATACGCCAGTCAGGCGCTATGTACGCTACACCCCGCTCGGCAACGCCAAGCTGTTGAGCGGCGCCTTTCAGGCGGGAACGCTGACGCTCTGTCACGCGACCGGCGAGCAGGCGGTCAGGCGCTTGGTGTTAAGCGCGAGCGGCAGACTTAGACGAGCCAGGGATGAGCCGGATTATTGCTGA
- the pilV gene encoding type IV pilus modification protein PilV — protein sequence MRPARIYTAFQAGFTLIEVLITLLVLAVGLMGLAGMQARMLNSQFEAYQRAQAVMLVGDMANRLRSNVSAARDARYVSATLYGINNALGDATDCTSGNVVENDLCAWNQALKGASITEGTQKLSAMIGARGCIESISGSATSQMVVRVTVVWQGLSPTVAPASACGKESYGDDRQRREVFVDVTLAYLGV from the coding sequence ATGCGGCCAGCAAGGATTTATACAGCCTTCCAGGCAGGTTTCACCCTTATCGAAGTTTTGATTACGCTCTTGGTGCTGGCCGTAGGCTTGATGGGGTTGGCGGGCATGCAGGCGCGCATGTTGAATTCGCAGTTCGAGGCTTATCAGCGAGCGCAGGCAGTGATGCTGGTTGGAGATATGGCCAATCGTCTGCGGAGTAATGTCTCCGCCGCCCGTGATGCTCGGTATGTCAGTGCGACTCTCTATGGCATTAACAATGCCTTGGGAGATGCAACGGACTGTACGTCGGGAAATGTAGTTGAAAACGATCTTTGTGCCTGGAATCAGGCGCTCAAAGGGGCCTCAATCACGGAAGGTACGCAAAAGTTGAGCGCGATGATCGGTGCGCGAGGTTGTATTGAGAGCATTAGCGGTTCAGCGACCAGTCAGATGGTGGTCAGGGTCACGGTGGTATGGCAAGGGCTTTCGCCAACAGTAGCCCCTGCCTCGGCTTGCGGGAAAGAAAGCTATGGCGATGACCGCCAGCGTCGGGAGGTTTTCGTGGATGTGACGTTGGCCTATCTGGGGGTATGA
- the ispH gene encoding 4-hydroxy-3-methylbut-2-enyl diphosphate reductase has product MHIKLANPRGFCAGVDRAIEIVNRALEVFGPPIYVRHEVVHNKFVVEDLRARGAIFVEELDQIPDDVIVIFSAHGVSQAVRNEAERRGLKIFDATCPLVTKVHMEVVRYSREGRECILIGHAGHPEVEGTMGQYDTANGGAIYLVEDEADVARLKVRNPEALAFVTQTTLSMDDTSKVIDALRNKFPSIGGPRKDDICYATQNRQDAVKQLAAESDVLLVVGSPNSSNSNRLRELAERMGTPAYLIDGAEDLKREWFDGVSGIGITAGASAPEVLVRGVISQLQAWGATGESELEGRPENVTFSMPKELRVQQL; this is encoded by the coding sequence ATGCATATCAAACTCGCCAATCCCCGCGGCTTCTGCGCCGGTGTCGATCGCGCCATCGAAATCGTCAACCGCGCCCTGGAAGTCTTCGGCCCGCCGATCTATGTACGCCATGAGGTGGTGCACAACAAATTCGTGGTCGAAGACCTGCGCGCACGCGGCGCCATCTTCGTCGAAGAGCTGGATCAGATCCCCGACGACGTCATCGTCATCTTCAGCGCCCACGGCGTTTCCCAGGCCGTGCGCAACGAAGCCGAGCGGCGCGGCCTGAAGATCTTCGACGCCACCTGCCCGTTGGTGACCAAGGTGCACATGGAAGTGGTGCGCTACAGCCGCGAGGGGCGCGAATGCATCCTGATCGGCCACGCCGGCCACCCGGAAGTCGAAGGCACCATGGGCCAGTACGACACGGCCAATGGTGGCGCCATCTACCTGGTGGAAGACGAGGCCGATGTGGCCCGGCTCAAGGTGCGCAACCCTGAGGCCCTGGCCTTTGTCACCCAGACCACCCTGTCGATGGACGACACCAGCAAGGTCATCGACGCCCTGCGCAACAAATTCCCCAGCATCGGCGGGCCGCGCAAGGACGACATCTGCTACGCCACCCAGAACCGCCAGGACGCGGTCAAACAATTGGCCGCCGAGAGCGACGTGTTGCTGGTGGTCGGCAGCCCCAATAGCTCCAACTCCAATCGCCTGCGCGAACTGGCCGAGCGCATGGGCACCCCGGCCTACCTGATCGATGGAGCCGAAGACCTCAAGCGTGAGTGGTTCGATGGCGTTAGCGGCATCGGCATCACCGCCGGTGCATCGGCGCCGGAAGTGCTGGTGCGCGGGGTGATCAGCCAGCTCCAGGCCTGGGGCGCGACAGGGGAGAGCGAGCTGGAAGGGCGGCCGGAGAACGTGACGTTCTCCATGCCCAAAGAGCTGCGCGTTCAGCAGCTCTGA
- a CDS encoding type II toxin-antitoxin system HipA family toxin, which yields MDNTVLVYADWDGLGGPQLLGYLHCLRTKAAERFDFEYAAAALETPGLQVQIDPRIWATAGRQFPAQGSDTFGVFSDASPDRWGRLLMKRRHERDKRAGAAPTNARLYESDFLLGVHDSFRIGGLRFKTQAHGPFLDDHHDRAAPPLAKLRELEEASRRFERGEDMSEGQDWLRMLIAPGGSLGGARPKASVAGPENALWIAKFPSNNDDYDVGAWEMVVNTLANLCGLRVAEGTAAKFASDHHCFMVKRFDRTQDGQRLHFASAMTMTGHADGDDHSTGVSYFEIAEVLMRHGAAPQEDLKELWQRIVFNLLVSNTDDHLRNHGFILDPGRGWRLSAAYDMNPVPYADGLKLNISEDDNAMDLQLARSVAHYYRIKPSDADAIIEHFQLRIGQFWRKAAQRAGLSRSEIEFMAPAFSLVH from the coding sequence ATGGATAACACTGTCTTGGTTTACGCCGACTGGGACGGCCTTGGTGGCCCCCAGCTCCTGGGATATTTGCACTGCCTGCGCACGAAAGCCGCCGAGCGGTTTGACTTCGAGTACGCCGCCGCTGCGCTGGAAACCCCTGGGCTCCAGGTACAGATCGACCCAAGGATCTGGGCGACTGCCGGCCGGCAGTTTCCCGCCCAGGGGTCGGATACCTTTGGCGTATTCTCCGATGCTTCGCCCGACCGCTGGGGGCGTCTGCTGATGAAACGGCGACATGAGCGCGACAAGCGTGCGGGTGCTGCGCCAACAAATGCCAGGCTGTATGAATCCGACTTCCTGCTCGGCGTGCACGATAGCTTCCGCATCGGCGGACTCCGCTTCAAGACGCAAGCGCATGGCCCGTTCCTCGACGACCACCACGACCGGGCGGCGCCGCCGCTGGCCAAGCTGCGCGAGCTGGAAGAAGCCTCCCGGCGCTTTGAGCGTGGCGAGGACATGAGCGAAGGCCAAGACTGGCTGCGTATGCTGATCGCACCCGGTGGCTCGCTGGGCGGTGCGCGGCCCAAGGCCAGCGTTGCCGGCCCGGAGAATGCCTTATGGATCGCCAAATTTCCCAGCAACAATGACGACTACGACGTCGGGGCGTGGGAAATGGTGGTCAACACGCTGGCCAACCTCTGCGGCCTGCGTGTGGCAGAAGGAACCGCGGCGAAGTTCGCCAGTGACCATCACTGTTTCATGGTCAAGCGCTTCGATCGCACGCAGGACGGCCAGCGTCTGCACTTCGCGTCGGCCATGACCATGACCGGCCATGCCGATGGCGATGATCACTCCACCGGTGTCAGCTACTTTGAGATCGCCGAGGTCTTGATGCGCCATGGGGCGGCTCCGCAAGAAGATCTGAAGGAGCTGTGGCAGCGCATCGTCTTCAACCTGCTGGTCAGCAACACCGACGACCACCTGCGTAACCACGGCTTCATCCTCGATCCTGGTCGGGGATGGCGCTTGTCGGCCGCCTACGACATGAACCCTGTGCCCTACGCTGACGGGTTGAAGTTGAACATCTCCGAAGACGACAATGCGATGGATCTGCAGTTGGCCCGCTCGGTGGCGCATTACTACCGTATCAAGCCGTCTGATGCTGACGCCATCATCGAGCATTTCCAGTTGCGCATCGGTCAGTTCTGGCGAAAAGCTGCCCAGCGTGCCGGGCTAAGCCGATCGGAAATAGAGTTCATGGCGCCAGCATTCAGCCTGGTGCACTAA